Proteins found in one Arachis stenosperma cultivar V10309 chromosome 8, arast.V10309.gnm1.PFL2, whole genome shotgun sequence genomic segment:
- the LOC130944028 gene encoding uncharacterized protein LOC130944028 encodes MENFDNVRVNTRVRRGFTDIYRREVGLSHPSGFARRFSASEALVQNLNLYGKLNGHEGCVNAVEFNSTGDILVSGSDDRQVVVWNWASKTKLFAYPSGHSDNIFQTKIMPFTNDSRIVTSAGDGQIRLGVLREDGRADTTLLGKHRGNVYKLALEPGSPHIFYSCGEDGLVQHFDLRSSSATKFLCCSSSMGSNKDSTSKIGLNSIVIDSRNPYYFAVAGSDQYARVYDIRKCQGDAARNSDLPVNTFCPNHLIESDTVHITALAYSSFSELLVSYNDELIYLFEKNAGWGSSPSASSEDLKNIQQAQVYSGHRNQQTVKGVSFFGPSDEYVLSGSDCGHIFIWKKKDAKLVRLMVGDQHVVNQLEPHPHLPILATCGIENDVKIWAPLASDLPPIPVNAKEIIEANRKGREDQTRGTLPPAVIMHALRLQRRQTLAYIERRYNRADIMSDDEDSEDYILGLSDDVSSEEDSTANSRDCNIS; translated from the exons ATGGAGAACTTCGACAACGTTAGGGTCAATACAAGGGTTCGACGAGGATTCACTgatatttataggagagaggttGGGTTGTCTCACCCTAGCGGCTTTGCTCGACGCTTTTCTGCTTCAGAG GCTCTTGTGCAGAACCTGAATTTGTATGGCAAGTTAAATGGTCATGAAGGTTGTGTGAATGCAGTGGAGTTCAACTCTACTGGCGACATTCTTGTCTCAGGTTCTGATGACAGGCAAGTTGTGGTTTGGAATTGGGCATCCAAAACTAAATTGTTTGCATACCCTTCTGGCCACTCAGACAACATATTCCAGACAAAGATAATGCCATTCACCAATGACAGCCGAATAGTTACTTCTGCTGGTGATGGCCAG ATAAGGCTTGGTGTTCTTCGGGAGGATGGTCGAGCTGACACTACATTGTTGGGGAAGCACCGTGGAAATGTCTACAAGCTTGCTCTGGAGCCAGGAAGTCCACACATATTCTACAGTTGTGGTGAAGATGGTTTAGTTCAACAT TTTGATTTGCGAAGTAGTTCTGCTACAAAATTTCTCTGTTGTTCCTCATCTATGGGGAGCAATAAAGATTCCACAAGCAAGATAGGTTTGAATTCCATTGTGATTGACTCTAGAAATCCATATTACTTTGCTGTTGCGGGATCTGATCAATATGCACGTGTTTATGACATAAGAAAATGTCAGGGGGATGCAGCAAGAAATTCAGATCTACCTGTTAACACATTTTGCCCAAATCACTTAATTGAGTCAGATACTGTGCACATCACAGCATTGGCTTATTCAAGCTTTAGCGAGCTCCTTGTTTCTTATAATGATGAGCTGATTTATCTGTTTGAAAAGAATGCCGGCTGGGGTTCTTCACCTTCTGCTTCATCTGAGGACTTGAAGAATATTCAACAGGCACAAGTTTACTCGGGCCATAGAAATCAACAGACAGTTAAGGGAGTGAGTTTTTTTGGCCCCAGTGATGAATATGTGTTGAGTGGCTCAGATTGTGGCCATATATTCATCTGGAAAAAGAAGGATGCTAAGCTGGTGCGATTAATGGTCGGTGACCAGCATGTTGTAAATCAACTTGAACCTCATCCACATTTACCTATTCTGGCAACTTGTGGTATAGAAAACGATGTGAAAATCTGGGCTCCCCTAGCAAGTGACCTTCCACCAATTCCTGTGAACGCGAAAGAG ATAATTGAGGCAAACCGGAAGGGCAGAGAAGACCAGACACGGGGAACCCTTCCTCCTGCTGTTATTATGCATGCTCTTCGCCTGCAGAGGCGGCAGACATTGGCCTACATTGAAAGAAGATATAACAGAGCTGACATTATGAGTGATGATGAAGATTCAGAGGACTACATTCTAGGATTATCAGATGATGTCTCTTCTGAAGAGGATTCTACTGCAAATTCAAGAGATTGCAACATTAGCTAA
- the LOC130946294 gene encoding protein NRT1/ PTR FAMILY 2.6-like → MESTHSSLREEEARKNNTSGSKPGGWPSFPFIIATVAGITLASSGIWANMIVYLIQEFNIKSISATQISNVVNGTTNLIPFFAAIIADCFFGSFTLVLVSSCVSLLGTIVFALTASIKSLRPKQCINNGSNICEAASVMQYGVLYVGIALVAIGFGGTRFTTAALGANQFHDNTHHQTIFFNWFFFTWYVVSVAGFTGLVYIQDNVSWGVGFWICVVSNMIGVMVFLMGYRYYLPQTPRGRSAFVDLARVPVASIRKWKSQLSSSTQDYYNGAHHHDATLPAVSAIPAKRFRFFNRAALLTEGDSIEKSWRLCTVQQVEDFKKVIGILPLLTSSIFLAIPIGMEANLSLLQALVMEAHLGPHFKFPAGSLGVILLISTSIFLSLLDRVLWPFYQKLTGKTPTPLQRIGVGHVFNILGMVVSAIVESKRLKMFHDANKSMSILWLFPQLVLVGVGEAFHFPGQVAFYYQQLPQSLSSTSTAMISLIIGIAFYLITALTHEVRRSTHWLPDNIDYGRVDNVYWMLVFFSGINFVYYLICATFYKYSKI, encoded by the exons ATGGAGAGCACACACTCATCcttgagagaagaagaagctcgGAAGAACAATACTAGTGGGAGCAAGCCAGGTGGTTGGCCAAGCTTCCCCTTCATCATTg CCACAGTAGCTGGAATAACACTTGCAAGCTCAGGGATTTGGGCAAACATGATCGTATATCTGATACAAGAGTTCAATATAAAGAGCATCAGTGCTACTCAGATTTCAAATGTGGTTAATGGCACCACTAATCTAATCCCATTTTTTGCGGCTATCATTGCTGACTGTTTCTTTGGCTCTTTCACTCTTGTCTTGGTTTCCTCTTGTGTCTCTTTGCTG GGCACAATTGTATTTGCGTTGACTGCAAGCATAAAATCATTAAGGCCTAAACAGTGCATTAACAATGGATCAAACATATGCGAAGCAGCTTCTGTGATGCAATATGGAGTGTTATACGTTGGAATAGCGCTAGTAGCAATTGGTTTCGGTGGAACGCGCTTTACAACAGCAGCACTTGGAGCAAACCAGTTCCATGATAACACTCACCATCAAACCATCTTCTTCAACTGGTTCTTCTTCACTTGGTACGTTGTTTCAGTTGCAGGCTTCACCGGATTGGTTTACATTCAAGATAATGTGAGTTGGGGTGTGGGGTTCTGGATATGTGTGGTGTCAAACATGATTGGTGTCATGGTTTTCTTGATGGGGTACCGCTATTATCTCCCTCAAACTCCAAGGGGAAGAAGCGCCTTTGTGGATCTTGCAAGAGTTCCTGTTGCTTCTATTCGAAAGTGGAAATCTCAGCTTTCATCATCAACACAGGACTACTACAATGGTGCCCATCATCATGATGCTACGCTTCCAGCAGTGTCCGCAATACCAGCAAAAAGATTCAG GTTTTTCAATCGTGCGGCTCTGCTTACTGAGGGAGACTCAATTGAGAAATCATGGAGGCTATGCACTGTTCAACAAGTGGAAGATTTTAAGAAAGTGATTGGAATTTTGCCACTCTTGACTTCAAGTATATTCCTAGCAATTCCAATAGGAATGGAAGCTAACCTATCGCTTCTTCAAGCATTGGTAATGGAAGCTCACTTAGGACCCCATTTCAAATTCCCAGCAGGCTCCCTTGGTGTCATACTCCTAATCTCCACATCTATTTTCCTCTCTCTTCTTGATAGGGTCCTATGGCCATTCTATCAAAAACTAACTGGAAAAACACCCACACCACTCCAACGAATAGGAGTAGGACACGTGTTCAATATCCTGGGTATGGTTGTTTCAGCAATTGTTGAATCCAAGAGGCTTAAGATGTTCCATGATGCAAACAAGTCTATGTCTATACTTTGGTTGTTCCCACAATTGGTGTTGGTTGGTGTCGGAGAAGCTTTTCATTTTCCGGGGCAAGTTGCATTCTATTACCAACAACTCCCACAATCACTGAGTAGCACATCAACGGCCATGATTTCTTTGATCATAGGGATAGCATTTTATCTAATCACTGCGTTGACTCATGAAGTTCGTAGAAGTACTCACTGGTTGCCTGATAACATTGATTATGGGAGAGTTGATAATGTGTATTGGATGTTAGTCTTCTTTAGTGGCATCAACTTTGTGTATTACCTCATATGTGCTACTTTCTACAAGTATAGCAAAATTTAG